A section of the Marinoscillum sp. 108 genome encodes:
- a CDS encoding dihydroorotase family protein has translation MKTLLANAQIMDVHSKYHGETLDILVEDGIISAVGKGLEGKKVIDLEGKVVTPAFFDFFAHFNEPGLEHKENLTSGIKSALFGGFSDVCLIPNTHPVIDSKSDVGFIRGRSTAGVELHVIAAVSEGCLGENLTEILDLEDAGAVAFSDGLSPIWNTELLLKALQYVQKFDGLIINRPKDVHLSQFTHMHEGAMSTSLGLKGEPGISEEIAIKRDLDILKYAGGRLHFSHLSTARGVELIKAAKKKGLQVTADVAVHQLLYTEEDLIDYDSNLKSDPPFRSERDRKALIKGLKEGIIDAIISSHQPQDPESKELEFDLASPGLMSLPTVYSDLLALQDELPLEIAVQRLTSGPRAILGLPEVKVEEGSTAKLAVFDPYQVWEFSAKHNPSRSNNAPKYGKQLTGKCFGVYNQGTFFQNK, from the coding sequence ATGAAAACACTACTTGCCAATGCTCAGATCATGGATGTTCACTCCAAATATCATGGAGAGACATTGGATATACTTGTGGAAGATGGTATCATCTCTGCGGTAGGAAAGGGGTTGGAAGGTAAAAAGGTAATCGATTTAGAAGGGAAAGTAGTTACTCCTGCCTTTTTTGATTTTTTTGCACATTTCAATGAACCTGGATTAGAGCATAAGGAGAATTTGACTTCCGGTATTAAAAGTGCACTGTTCGGTGGCTTTTCGGATGTTTGCCTGATCCCTAATACCCACCCGGTGATTGATAGTAAAAGTGATGTGGGATTTATACGAGGGAGATCTACTGCCGGCGTGGAGCTGCATGTAATTGCTGCAGTGAGCGAGGGATGTCTGGGAGAAAACCTCACAGAGATACTGGATTTGGAAGATGCCGGGGCTGTAGCTTTTTCGGATGGTCTCAGCCCGATATGGAATACGGAATTATTACTAAAGGCTCTTCAATACGTCCAGAAGTTTGATGGACTCATCATTAACCGGCCAAAGGATGTTCACCTTTCTCAATTTACCCATATGCACGAGGGCGCTATGAGTACCTCTTTGGGGCTGAAGGGAGAGCCTGGTATTTCGGAAGAGATTGCTATTAAGCGGGATCTTGACATTTTAAAGTACGCAGGAGGAAGATTGCATTTCAGTCACCTGAGTACGGCCAGAGGTGTGGAACTGATCAAAGCAGCCAAGAAAAAAGGACTGCAGGTGACGGCAGATGTGGCTGTTCATCAGCTATTATATACGGAAGAGGATTTGATCGATTATGATTCTAATTTGAAGTCGGATCCTCCCTTTAGAAGTGAAAGGGATCGCAAAGCACTCATAAAGGGCCTGAAAGAAGGCATTATTGATGCGATTATTTCGTCTCATCAGCCTCAGGATCCTGAAAGTAAAGAATTAGAGTTTGACCTGGCGAGCCCCGGTCTGATGTCTTTGCCAACAGTGTATTCGGACTTGCTGGCCTTGCAGGATGAGCTACCACTGGAAATAGCGGTGCAAAGGCTGACCTCAGGCCCCAGGGCAATATTGGGACTTCCTGAGGTGAAAGTGGAAGAAGGAAGCACGGCAAAGCTCGCTGTTTTTGACCCTTATCAGGTTTGGGAATTCTCCGCTAAACATAATCCATCCAGATCCAATAACGCTCCCAAATACGGTAAGCAACTGACCGGTAAATGTTTCGGCGTGTATAATCAGGGTACATTTTTTCAGAATAAATAA
- a CDS encoding BatA domain-containing protein — translation MYFLNPEAFWAFALLLVPIIIHLFNFKRLKKVYFSNLSFLTSIEQQQKSKSTLKKLLILLSRLLVLCFIVLAFSKPMLGDGLASDRERSVAIYLDNSYSMQQTDAKGEPLLYGAYSSIQTLLNEREQGTSVRMFDNEGQREFSLSESDEIIQEVKFSDGSLFLSDVVGRADYYGVDLLHVYGDLQRSTTLPIDKVLGDTLLAIVYHQLQSENSRNLYVDSVYLEKPMGLTGVNTLHFGIRNTGAERVENVLVKVEKGEQQLSAFTATIPGLDTEMLSLDIGVNEPLNGNYKISVQDNPVVFDNDFYFSISQAVKPLIVVLSTAKSAGRYFEKVFSNSDYFSLVSNSIENASFEDVVNADLLVLNGLDQIPDWLVSQVDQIDGKILVVPSGAAVPESYHSVLGFGLDVKRRTESGTLSKKSLDHPFFDGVFSEKNERAGLPNVKSIYGVMGFTETILGTNEGFPFLVKSGRKSTYLITSPLDDSLTNFHKHAIFVPVMYLLAQPLGVTPMSYRLGGGLIPLKMEGIAPGDILELRNSEDVFIPSYRYFKGEILLEIPDVISKPGIYHLVADSDTLKSIALNFDRRESEIAAIGTDEFERMIAGYDHIRLEQVDTGAALTSNTSESGENGLWKYALILALIFLMAETLLLRFT, via the coding sequence ATGTATTTTTTGAATCCCGAGGCTTTTTGGGCGTTTGCTTTATTGCTGGTACCCATCATTATTCATCTCTTTAACTTTAAGAGACTTAAGAAGGTATATTTTTCGAATTTGTCTTTTCTGACCAGCATTGAGCAGCAGCAAAAGTCTAAGTCCACGTTGAAAAAGCTTCTCATACTCCTCTCACGGCTTCTTGTTCTTTGTTTTATTGTGCTGGCCTTCAGCAAGCCAATGCTAGGGGATGGGCTTGCATCTGATCGGGAGAGGTCAGTGGCGATCTATCTAGATAATTCCTACAGTATGCAGCAGACTGATGCTAAGGGTGAACCTCTGCTTTATGGGGCATATTCTTCCATCCAGACACTCTTGAACGAGCGGGAGCAAGGGACCTCTGTTCGGATGTTTGATAATGAGGGGCAAAGGGAATTTTCATTAAGCGAGTCTGATGAGATTATACAAGAAGTTAAGTTTTCGGATGGATCATTATTCCTAAGTGATGTGGTCGGTAGGGCTGACTATTACGGTGTAGACCTTTTACATGTCTACGGAGATTTGCAGAGATCTACCACTCTACCGATCGATAAAGTATTGGGTGACACTTTACTAGCTATTGTTTATCATCAATTGCAGTCGGAAAATTCTCGAAATCTTTATGTTGATTCGGTGTATTTGGAGAAGCCTATGGGTTTGACCGGGGTGAATACCTTGCATTTTGGAATCAGGAACACAGGTGCTGAGAGGGTGGAAAATGTCCTTGTGAAGGTGGAAAAGGGTGAGCAGCAGCTATCGGCCTTTACAGCGACTATACCTGGGCTTGATACTGAAATGCTTTCTCTTGATATTGGGGTGAATGAACCCCTGAATGGAAATTATAAAATTAGCGTGCAGGATAATCCTGTTGTCTTTGATAATGACTTTTATTTTTCCATTTCACAAGCGGTAAAGCCACTGATCGTCGTATTATCTACAGCCAAAAGTGCTGGCAGATACTTTGAGAAAGTCTTTTCTAACAGTGACTATTTTAGTCTTGTCAGTAATTCAATCGAGAATGCTTCCTTTGAGGATGTTGTAAATGCTGATTTACTGGTATTGAATGGGTTGGATCAGATTCCGGATTGGCTGGTCAGTCAGGTGGATCAGATAGACGGTAAGATTCTAGTGGTTCCGTCAGGTGCTGCTGTGCCAGAGTCGTATCATTCGGTGCTGGGATTTGGATTGGACGTGAAACGGAGGACTGAAAGTGGAACGTTAAGTAAGAAGTCACTTGATCATCCTTTTTTTGATGGTGTATTTAGTGAAAAGAACGAGCGAGCCGGCCTGCCTAATGTAAAGAGCATCTACGGTGTGATGGGTTTTACAGAAACAATACTCGGTACGAATGAGGGCTTTCCCTTTCTTGTGAAGTCAGGGAGGAAGTCTACTTATCTGATTACAAGTCCTTTGGATGATTCTTTGACCAACTTTCATAAGCATGCGATCTTTGTGCCTGTCATGTATCTTCTGGCTCAGCCTTTGGGGGTAACTCCAATGTCCTATCGACTGGGGGGTGGTTTAATCCCTCTGAAAATGGAAGGTATAGCACCAGGAGATATCCTGGAGTTAAGGAATTCGGAGGACGTATTTATACCAAGTTACCGATATTTCAAAGGTGAAATATTGCTAGAGATTCCAGATGTGATTTCAAAACCCGGAATCTATCATCTTGTTGCTGATAGTGATACACTCAAATCCATTGCGTTAAATTTTGACCGACGCGAATCCGAAATAGCAGCCATTGGTACGGATGAATTTGAGCGAATGATCGCGGGCTATGACCATATACGTCTGGAGCAGGTGGATACTGGAGCTGCCCTGACGAGCAATACTTCTGAAAGCGGGGAGAACGGCTTATGGAAATATGCATTAATTTTGGCGCTGATATTTTTGATGGCTGAAACTCTACTTCTAAGATTTACCTAA
- the floA gene encoding flotillin-like protein FloA (flotillin-like protein involved in membrane lipid rafts) produces the protein MITTVIILFAGIIAFFVFLYFVPINLWITAIFSGVRVGLLELVFMRIRKVPPSAVVNALITATKAGLTITEDESGLKRKLKTQDLETHYLAGGNVPQVIRALISADKANINLTFKQATAIDLAGRDVFEAVQISVNPKVINTPSVAAVAADGIQLVAKARVTIRANIQQLVGGAGEDTILARVGEGIVTSVGSAASHKEVLENPDKISKLVLARGLDAGTAFEILSIDIADVDVGANIGAKLQTDQASADLKVAEAKAEERRAMAVAEEQEMVAKAQEARAKVILAEAEIPKAIAEAFRSGNLGVMDYYKFQNIQADTDMRESIAGSGTKKSGSSTKKKGE, from the coding sequence ATGATCACCACAGTAATTATTCTATTTGCGGGCATAATAGCCTTCTTCGTTTTTCTGTATTTCGTACCAATCAACCTCTGGATTACGGCCATTTTCTCCGGAGTTAGAGTTGGCTTATTGGAGCTCGTTTTTATGAGAATCCGGAAAGTGCCACCATCAGCCGTGGTAAATGCTTTGATCACAGCTACTAAGGCCGGGCTAACCATTACTGAGGATGAATCTGGACTAAAAAGAAAACTGAAGACTCAGGATCTGGAAACACACTATCTGGCAGGTGGAAATGTTCCTCAGGTAATCAGAGCATTGATCTCAGCAGACAAAGCCAACATCAATCTTACTTTTAAGCAAGCCACTGCCATCGATTTGGCTGGAAGAGATGTGTTTGAAGCTGTTCAAATCTCAGTAAACCCAAAAGTAATCAACACTCCATCGGTCGCTGCTGTTGCAGCAGATGGCATTCAGCTTGTCGCTAAAGCCCGAGTTACCATTCGAGCCAACATTCAACAATTGGTTGGTGGAGCCGGAGAAGACACTATCTTGGCTAGAGTAGGAGAGGGTATTGTAACCTCTGTTGGTTCTGCTGCCAGCCATAAAGAAGTGCTGGAAAATCCAGATAAAATATCGAAACTAGTCCTTGCAAGGGGTCTGGATGCAGGTACTGCATTTGAGATACTCTCTATTGACATTGCAGACGTAGACGTAGGAGCTAACATCGGTGCCAAGCTACAAACAGATCAAGCATCCGCTGACTTAAAGGTAGCGGAAGCAAAAGCGGAGGAAAGAAGAGCAATGGCTGTTGCCGAAGAGCAAGAAATGGTCGCTAAGGCGCAGGAAGCAAGAGCCAAAGTGATTTTGGCCGAAGCAGAAATCCCGAAGGCCATAGCTGAAGCCTTTAGAAGTGGAAACCTTGGAGTGATGGACTATTACAAGTTCCAAAACATCCAGGCAGATACTGATATGCGCGAATCAATTGCCGGATCAGGAACCAAAAAAAGCGGATCTAGCACCAAGAAAAAAGGAGAGTAA
- a CDS encoding NfeD family protein: MEWITVIGLILFGIGLLIIEVIFIPGTTIVGIAGFICSGFGVYLGYDYFGSATGTTILIVSSGFLLVVMIYAFKSRAWERFSLKDENTGRFNDDFKVTLSVGDQGQTISSLKPSGKALFNEKELEVRSNGGFINENQQIKIIRIEPNKIIVEPIN; the protein is encoded by the coding sequence ATGGAGTGGATCACCGTCATCGGATTAATATTATTTGGCATTGGTCTTTTGATCATAGAGGTGATATTTATACCCGGAACCACCATCGTTGGTATCGCCGGGTTCATTTGTTCCGGATTCGGTGTATACCTTGGGTATGACTACTTTGGCAGCGCCACAGGTACTACTATACTCATAGTCTCAAGCGGTTTCTTGCTTGTTGTGATGATTTATGCCTTTAAATCCAGGGCATGGGAACGTTTCTCCCTGAAAGATGAAAATACCGGGAGATTTAATGATGATTTTAAAGTAACCCTCTCGGTAGGAGATCAGGGCCAAACCATCTCCTCCCTAAAGCCAAGCGGAAAAGCATTGTTTAATGAAAAAGAGCTGGAAGTCAGATCAAACGGTGGATTCATTAATGAGAATCAACAGATAAAAATCATTCGTATTGAGCCTAACAAAATAATTGTAGAACCCATTAACTAG
- the proS gene encoding proline--tRNA ligase, whose translation MSKAIPSRSEDYSLWYNELVKKAGLAENSPVRGCMVIKPYGFAIWEKMQQTLDKMFKETGHSNAYFPLFIPKSFFSKEASHVEGFAKECAVVTHYRLKNDEVNGGVMVDPDAKLEEELIVRPTSETVIWDSYKNWIQSYRDLPLLINQWANVVRWEMRTRLFLRTAEFLWQEGHTAHATRQEAEEETVQMLNVYAEFAENFMALPVTKGIKTENERFAGAVETYCIEAMMQDGKALQAGTSHFLGQNFAKAFDVKFANKEGKEEYVWGTSWGVSTRLMGALIMAHSDDEGLVLPPNLAPIQVVIVPIYRKDEELEKISEVAEKFTKELRAKNISVQYDKRDTHKPGWKFAEYELKGVPVRIAIGPKDLEKGTVEIARRDTKEKQFVAQGETVEHIVTLLDDIQKNIYQKAASFKEANTHQADSYEEFKEVIEKKGGFVYAHWDGTSETEEKIKEETKATIRCIPLNSNQEEGTCIYSGKPSKGRVLFAKAY comes from the coding sequence ATGAGTAAAGCAATACCTAGCAGATCCGAAGACTATTCTCTGTGGTACAATGAGCTGGTTAAGAAGGCCGGTTTGGCCGAAAATTCCCCTGTTAGAGGCTGTATGGTCATAAAACCATATGGTTTTGCCATCTGGGAAAAAATGCAGCAGACGCTTGATAAAATGTTCAAAGAGACTGGCCACTCTAATGCTTACTTTCCACTTTTTATCCCCAAATCCTTCTTTAGCAAAGAAGCTTCACACGTAGAAGGCTTCGCAAAAGAGTGTGCTGTGGTGACGCACTATCGCTTGAAAAATGATGAAGTGAATGGCGGCGTGATGGTAGATCCGGATGCTAAACTGGAAGAAGAATTGATCGTTAGGCCCACTTCGGAAACGGTAATCTGGGATTCCTACAAAAACTGGATTCAGTCATATCGCGACCTCCCGTTGTTGATCAACCAGTGGGCAAACGTTGTGAGATGGGAGATGCGTACCAGACTTTTCCTCAGAACTGCTGAGTTTTTGTGGCAAGAAGGGCATACAGCCCATGCCACCAGACAAGAAGCCGAAGAAGAAACGGTGCAGATGCTGAACGTGTATGCAGAATTCGCTGAAAATTTCATGGCACTTCCTGTTACCAAAGGTATTAAAACTGAAAACGAACGTTTTGCGGGAGCTGTGGAAACCTACTGCATCGAAGCAATGATGCAAGATGGCAAAGCACTGCAAGCAGGTACTTCACACTTCTTGGGTCAAAATTTTGCCAAAGCTTTTGATGTAAAATTTGCCAATAAAGAAGGTAAAGAAGAATATGTCTGGGGAACTTCCTGGGGTGTATCCACCAGACTAATGGGAGCCCTGATCATGGCTCATTCGGATGATGAAGGTCTTGTTCTCCCTCCAAACCTGGCCCCTATTCAGGTTGTGATCGTTCCTATCTATAGAAAGGATGAGGAATTGGAGAAAATATCAGAAGTGGCTGAGAAGTTTACCAAAGAGCTAAGAGCCAAGAATATCTCAGTTCAATACGATAAAAGAGACACCCACAAGCCTGGATGGAAATTTGCGGAATATGAACTCAAAGGTGTTCCAGTGCGAATTGCGATCGGGCCAAAAGATTTGGAAAAAGGCACCGTAGAAATTGCGAGAAGGGATACCAAAGAGAAGCAATTTGTTGCGCAGGGTGAAACCGTCGAACATATTGTAACGCTGTTGGATGACATTCAAAAAAACATCTACCAAAAAGCTGCTTCCTTCAAGGAAGCAAATACCCATCAGGCAGATTCCTACGAAGAGTTCAAAGAGGTAATTGAGAAAAAAGGTGGCTTTGTGTATGCACATTGGGATGGAACTTCCGAAACGGAAGAGAAAATAAAAGAAGAAACCAAAGCCACAATTCGCTGTATTCCACTAAATTCAAACCAGGAAGAAGGAACCTGCATCTATAGTGGGAAACCTTCCAAAGGAAGAGTTCTCTTTGCAAAAGCGTACTAA
- a CDS encoding OmpP1/FadL family transporter: MNQFKYIMFAGIAISAWSASAQVADGSLGYYQDARIFSQTSPVYGSTARMQGLGGTQISLGADMSSAGSNPAGLGFFNRSVLSFTPSMTFNNSDASYFGNTISTYKNNFNFANLGMVFNSNKGDYTNEKFKGGSFAITFNRSNNFNSEVFYQGRNTSNSIVDSFVEGANNDLSDAYIDYAFGQFLIENADGYLYQKGADGRTYIYPDGDFDGYTSLVGANSYDGYLPRQIERITTKGGQSALNFAWGGNYDDRVYFGAGLSFESVRYSRIRTYTEDSFRDVDGNQDDLLYKIQIQDELTIDGSGVGFSGGLIVRPVDFVTLGLSYKSPTYYSLNDESGFTFATDWNENYSYYNGTNSEGDSVFYDMGSYKETSDLTMSQYNLKTPGKLSLGATFFLGKVGFISGDVEFVDYTRSQLKSNDFSVVADNQTIKNLYTNTMNFRIGSEFRYDDFRFRAGYAFFGDAFANNDSYDGRSQNVSFGLGYRSRDYFIDLAVVNRKSFDAYSPYQISTGTPIADIEQRTNTVSATIGFNF; this comes from the coding sequence ATGAATCAGTTCAAATATATCATGTTTGCCGGGATAGCTATATCCGCATGGTCAGCCAGCGCGCAGGTGGCAGATGGGTCATTGGGTTATTATCAGGATGCCAGAATCTTTAGCCAGACTAGTCCGGTTTATGGGAGCACTGCCAGGATGCAAGGGCTTGGAGGCACTCAAATTTCTTTAGGTGCAGATATGAGTTCGGCCGGATCTAATCCGGCCGGGTTGGGATTTTTCAATAGGAGCGTTCTTTCGTTCACCCCCAGCATGACCTTCAATAATTCGGATGCGAGCTATTTTGGGAACACCATTTCTACTTATAAGAATAATTTCAATTTTGCGAATCTCGGGATGGTATTTAATTCCAATAAGGGTGATTATACCAATGAGAAATTCAAAGGGGGATCTTTTGCGATTACGTTTAACAGGAGCAACAACTTCAACAGTGAGGTTTTTTATCAAGGAAGAAATACGTCCAATTCGATTGTGGATAGTTTTGTAGAGGGTGCAAACAACGATCTCTCTGATGCTTATATCGATTACGCCTTTGGTCAGTTTTTGATCGAAAATGCTGACGGATACCTCTATCAGAAGGGCGCTGATGGTCGAACATATATTTATCCGGATGGAGACTTTGATGGGTATACCTCCCTGGTGGGAGCTAATAGCTATGATGGGTATTTACCACGACAGATTGAGCGTATTACTACCAAAGGAGGACAAAGCGCCCTGAATTTCGCCTGGGGCGGAAACTATGATGATCGGGTTTATTTTGGAGCAGGCTTGTCCTTTGAGTCAGTACGGTATAGCAGGATCAGGACTTATACGGAAGATTCGTTTCGGGATGTAGATGGAAACCAGGATGATCTCCTTTACAAAATTCAAATCCAGGATGAACTCACCATAGATGGCAGTGGGGTGGGCTTCAGTGGTGGGCTTATAGTTCGTCCGGTGGATTTTGTGACATTGGGGCTGAGTTATAAATCCCCCACGTACTATAGCCTGAACGATGAGAGTGGTTTCACTTTTGCTACCGACTGGAATGAGAATTACTCCTACTACAATGGTACCAATAGTGAGGGTGATTCAGTGTTTTATGACATGGGTTCCTATAAGGAAACCAGTGATCTTACCATGAGTCAATACAACCTGAAGACACCTGGAAAACTCTCTCTGGGAGCCACCTTCTTTCTGGGTAAAGTTGGTTTCATTTCCGGGGATGTGGAGTTTGTGGACTATACCAGGAGCCAGCTGAAATCCAATGATTTCTCTGTGGTAGCAGATAATCAGACCATTAAAAATTTATATACCAACACTATGAACTTTCGCATCGGATCAGAATTTCGGTACGATGATTTCAGGTTTAGGGCAGGTTATGCCTTTTTCGGAGACGCCTTTGCCAACAATGATTCTTATGACGGTAGAAGTCAAAACGTATCGTTTGGGTTAGGATACAGATCCCGAGATTATTTCATCGATCTGGCAGTAGTGAATCGAAAGTCTTTTGATGCCTACTCACCCTATCAGATCAGCACGGGTACTCCCATTGCTGATATAGAGCAGCGGACCAATACAGTCTCCGCAACGATTGGTTTCAACTTCTAA
- a CDS encoding shikimate kinase, giving the protein MKLGKIYLIGMPGSGKSYFGKQLASSVEFPFVDLDHEIELQEGKEISAIFSEKGEAHFRKVESKMLVSLSEKYPGAIISTGGGTPCFHKGMEYMKDHGITIFLEADRELLIERIARKDHRPLMQGDVENRVDELLKARLPIYRSAHISIEHRDIDLLLAAIKAL; this is encoded by the coding sequence ATGAAGCTTGGTAAAATCTATCTGATAGGTATGCCCGGATCGGGAAAATCCTATTTTGGAAAGCAGCTGGCCAGTTCTGTAGAATTCCCTTTTGTAGACCTGGATCATGAAATAGAACTACAGGAAGGTAAGGAGATTTCAGCTATTTTCAGCGAAAAAGGAGAGGCCCATTTTCGGAAAGTAGAAAGCAAAATGCTTGTCTCGCTTTCGGAAAAATATCCTGGAGCAATCATCTCCACGGGGGGAGGTACTCCTTGTTTTCATAAGGGAATGGAATACATGAAGGATCATGGAATTACCATTTTTCTGGAAGCCGATAGAGAGCTGCTCATAGAGCGGATAGCCAGGAAAGACCATCGGCCACTCATGCAGGGCGATGTTGAAAATAGGGTGGACGAACTGTTAAAAGCCCGGCTCCCCATATATAGAAGCGCCCACATCTCTATTGAACATAGAGATATAGACCTTTTATTAGCTGCGATTAAGGCACTTTAG
- a CDS encoding BT_3928 family protein, whose amino-acid sequence MKILFDIARYLVGALFIFSGVIKVNDPIGTAIKLQEYFEVFAYDFAPFFEWFVPAALFLAVLLSVLEVVLGIALIIGFKMPRTSWALLLMIVFFTFLTFYSAYFNKVTDCGCFGDAIKLTPWQSFYKDLILLVLIIAIFKNRHQYGSWFSEKFGFFKVVGSAIVFTLLAYYAIAHLPFLDFRAYSVGNHLPSLMEPSEELRYQYVMEKDGKEEILDTYPTDKAYTFKAMELINPEAQPKITDLSMWNDEGEFTEELLRGNKLLIIIYDATKASRTNIEAIRTLSSQTQNADVWVLTASGYEEFEAFRHDVQLAAPYFYADATVLKTMIRSNPGVMLLSNGTVVGKWHHNDTPDVSEINGLLP is encoded by the coding sequence ATGAAAATTTTATTCGATATCGCCAGATACCTGGTAGGTGCACTATTTATTTTTTCTGGTGTCATCAAAGTCAATGATCCCATTGGCACAGCCATCAAACTTCAGGAGTACTTTGAAGTCTTCGCTTATGATTTTGCTCCTTTTTTCGAGTGGTTTGTGCCTGCAGCACTCTTTTTGGCAGTACTGCTCAGTGTGCTTGAGGTAGTACTCGGCATTGCACTGATTATTGGTTTCAAAATGCCAAGAACCAGCTGGGCACTTCTGCTAATGATTGTCTTTTTCACTTTTCTTACCTTTTACTCAGCCTATTTTAATAAAGTGACTGATTGCGGATGCTTTGGTGACGCCATTAAGCTTACGCCATGGCAGTCATTTTACAAAGACCTCATACTGCTGGTTCTGATCATTGCCATTTTCAAAAACAGACATCAATATGGTAGCTGGTTTTCTGAAAAATTTGGCTTCTTCAAAGTGGTCGGATCAGCCATAGTTTTCACGCTTTTGGCTTACTATGCCATTGCCCATCTTCCATTTCTGGATTTTAGAGCCTATTCGGTGGGTAACCACCTGCCTTCACTCATGGAGCCTTCTGAGGAGTTGCGCTATCAGTATGTGATGGAGAAGGATGGTAAGGAAGAAATCCTGGATACATACCCAACTGACAAAGCTTACACCTTCAAAGCCATGGAGCTGATCAACCCCGAAGCCCAGCCCAAAATCACCGACCTGAGTATGTGGAATGATGAAGGAGAATTCACTGAAGAGTTGTTGCGAGGAAACAAACTGTTGATCATCATTTACGATGCCACCAAAGCCTCACGAACAAACATCGAAGCTATTAGGACACTAAGCTCTCAAACTCAAAATGCTGATGTTTGGGTACTCACCGCATCAGGATACGAAGAATTTGAAGCCTTCAGGCATGATGTACAGCTGGCGGCACCTTATTTCTATGCGGACGCCACTGTGCTGAAAACCATGATCCGGTCAAATCCCGGAGTGATGCTCCTTTCCAATGGCACCGTAGTAGGAAAATGGCATCACAACGACACTCCAGATGTTTCTGAAATCAACGGATTATTGCCATAA
- a CDS encoding DUF1599 domain-containing protein, translating into MKDRTIHQYREIIASCKEIFAKKTKDYGTAWRILRLPSITDQIFIKAQRIRSIQEKGSQKVGEDIQSEFIGIINYCIIALIQMELSKDDPMEISYEVLEPKYDQAADATLQLLANKNHDYGEAWREMRISSITDIILMKLLRVKQIEDNAGKTIISEGIDANYQDMINYSVFCMIKLKEEKA; encoded by the coding sequence TTGAAAGACCGTACGATCCATCAATACCGCGAAATTATCGCATCCTGCAAAGAAATATTTGCAAAAAAGACCAAAGATTACGGTACTGCCTGGAGGATTCTCAGGCTTCCATCGATCACTGATCAGATTTTTATCAAAGCCCAGCGCATCCGTTCCATTCAGGAAAAGGGATCCCAGAAAGTAGGGGAGGATATTCAATCAGAGTTTATCGGTATCATAAATTACTGCATCATAGCCTTGATACAAATGGAGCTGTCCAAGGATGACCCAATGGAAATCAGCTATGAGGTGCTGGAGCCAAAGTATGATCAGGCGGCTGATGCCACGCTTCAGCTACTGGCCAACAAAAATCATGACTATGGAGAGGCCTGGAGGGAAATGAGGATCAGCTCCATCACAGACATCATCCTGATGAAGCTCCTTCGCGTGAAACAAATAGAGGACAATGCGGGTAAAACAATTATCTCTGAGGGCATTGACGCCAATTATCAGGATATGATAAACTACTCAGTGTTTTGTATGATCAAACTCAAAGAAGAAAAGGCATGA